In a single window of the Diospyros lotus cultivar Yz01 chromosome 10, ASM1463336v1, whole genome shotgun sequence genome:
- the LOC127810810 gene encoding probable histone H2A.1, translated as MAGRGKTLGSGAAKKATSRSSKAGLQFPVGRIARFLKAGKYAERVGAGAPVYLAAVLEYLAAEVLELAGNAARDNKKTRIVPRHIQLAVRNDEELSKLLGDVTIANGGVMPNIHNLLLPKKTGSSKPSADDES; from the exons ATGGCCGGAAGAGGCAAAACCCTAGGATCTGGGGCCGCCAAGAAGGCCACTTCCAGGAGCAGCAAGGCCGGCCTTCAGTTCCCTGTGGGCCGTATCGCCCGGTTCTTGAAAGCCGGCAAATACGCCGAGCGAGTGGGTGCCGGAGCTCCGGTTTACCTTGCTGCTGTGCTCGAATATCTCGCCGCTGAG GTCCTAGAGTTGGCCGGAAACGCTGCACGGGACAACAAGAAGACCCGTATTGTTCCTCGACACATTCAACTCGCCGTAAGGAACGACGAAGAACTCAGCAAGCTCCTGGGAGACGTGACAATTGCAAACGGCGGTGTCATGCCGAACATCCACAACCTTCTGCTCCCCAAGAAGACTGGCTCATCGAAGCCCTCTGCTGATGACGAGAGCTAA
- the LOC127811489 gene encoding formin-like protein 5 isoform X3: protein MFSAKEDIKKAIHTLHPEIKQTLLDCFRKNNLPLLVSGEEGHSKNWKTKYLEFLFARTDAPRQRQLLQGSSAPSLGPSPAVGSPKPSPAPSPDEVPSVSQAPDSQGPAKPPTLPFFPSNFNSSDLQPTAGEPSSENSNSVSKVQENDHKKTVVIAVAVTAAVTFVFVALLFFCYFKFCRSDSGLGMKDERPLLSLSLSDYSTDNSNKSLPVGNPINSGKLHNQSFNTSFNNNIMLPSLDGSSYVKSGRLSTSKVDTHTHSEPIGVTGKISAEDSVQILPPLKPPPGRLVSPPGLPPLKPPPGRPDLLPPEPPLPPPPPPKATPSAPPPPPPPKKPVSSNPQPPPPGPPPPPIPSGIKTGLRPPPPPKSGVPLPRPPGMGSKPIRAPPFGPSGTTSEADAPKTKLKPFFWDKVLANPDSSMVWHQIKSGSFQFNEEMIETLFGYSAPEKNKNDPKKNSSSQDPSTQYIQLIDSKKAQNLAILLRALNVTTEEVCDALKEGNELPAEFLQTLLRMAPTSEEELKIRLFSGELSRLGPADRFLKVLVDIPFAFKRLESLLFMCTLQEDVSITKEAFATLEAACTELKNNRLFLKLLEAVLKTGNRMNDGTFRGGAQAFKLDTLLKLSDVKGIDGKTTLLHFVVQEIIRSEGVRAVRAAGELPEGPAHDLDEHYSSLGLQVVSGLSGELENVKKAAVLDYDTITGTVAKLGHRFLKVREFLNSDMKEIDEGNGFHQTLKSFVQDAEVDITSLLEEEKRMMALVKSTVDYFHGNSGREEGLRLFVVVRDFLVILDKVCREVKDVPKKPNKTPNREGATVQSPSEPRQTPDPPRQPPDPPQLPPDRRQHLIQAITDRRMDSSSDDDSP, encoded by the exons ATGTTCTCGGCAAAAGAAGACATAAAGAAAGCTATCCATACCCTGCATCCTGAGATAAAGCAAACTCTTCTGGATTGTTTTAGAAAGAATAATCTTCCACTTCTTGTTTCTGGAGAAGAGGGCCACTcaaaaaattggaagaccaagtATCTGGAGTTCTTGTTTGCCAGAACTGATGCTCCTAGACAACGCCAACTGCTTCAGGGTTCTTCTGCACCATCACTTGGTCCATCCCCTGCAGTTGGATCTCCAAAACCTAGCCCAGCACCATCCCCTGATGAAGTACCTTCAGTCTCTCAGGCTCCTGATTCTCAGGGCCCTGCTAAGCCTCCTACGTTGCCTTTCTTCCCCTCCAATTTCAACAGTTCAGACTTACAACCTACAGCTGGAGAACCTTCTTCAGAAAATTCTAATTCTGTTTCAAAAGTACAGGAAAATGACCACAAGAAAACAGTTGTTATTGCTGTTGCTGTAACGGCAGCAGTGACATTTGTCTTTGTTGCATTGCTCTTTTTCTGCTACTTCAAGTTTTGTAGGAGTGATTCTGGACTCGGAATGAAAGATGAGAGGCCTCTTCTGAGCTTAAGCTTAAGTGACTATTCTACTG ATAATTCAAACAAGTCATTGCCTGTAGGGAATCCTATTAACAGTGGGAAGCTTCATAATCAATCATTCAATACCAGCTTTAACAATAACATAATGCTGCCATCTTTAGATGGCAGTTCTTATGTCAAGTCAGGCAGGCTCAGCACTTCTAAAGTGGATACTCATACTCATTCAGAACCAATAGGTGTTACTGGCAAAATTTCAGCAGAGGATTCTGTACAGATTTTACCTCCTCTGAAGCCCCCTCCTGGAAGATTGGTCAGTCCTCCTGGACTGCCTCCTCTAAAGCCTCCCCCTGGCAGGCCTGATCTCTTGCCTCCTGAACCACCTCTCCCACCACCTCCTCCCCCCAAAGCAACTCCTTCTGCCCCACCGCCGCCACCACCACCTAAGAAACCTGTTTCTAGCAATCCACAGCCTCCCCCTCCAGGACCACCACCTCCACCTATACCCTCTGGCATAAAGACTGGCCTTCGCCCTCCGCCACCCCCAAAAAGTGGTGTCCCTCTTCCTCGGCCACCTGGCATGGGCTCAAAGCCAATTCGAGCTCCACCTTTTGGACCATCAGGTACCACTAGTGAAGCTGATGCTCCCAAAACTAAGCTGAAGCCATTCTTCTGGGACAAGGTTCTGGCCAACCCTGATAGCTCAATGGTTTGGCATCAAATTAAATCAGGGTCATTCCA GTTCAATGAAGAGATGATAGAAACTCTATTTGGATATAGCGCAccagagaaaaataaaaatgacccCAAGAAAAATTCATCATCTCAGGACCCTTCAACTCAATATATTCAACTTATTGATTCAAAAAAGGCTCAAAATTTGGCAATTCTTTTACGAGCACTGAATGTTACAACAGAAGAGGTTTGTGATGCGCTTAAAGAAG GAAATGAGCTTCCAGCAGAGTTCCTTCAAACTTTGTTAAGGATGGCACCAACATCAGAAGAAGAACTGAAAATTAGGCTTTTCAGTGGTGAACTTTCTCGACTTGGGCCTGCAGACCGATTCCTAAAAGTATTGGTTGACATCCCATTTGCCTTTAAAAGGCTGGAATCGTTGCTTTTTATGTGCACACTTCAGGAGGATGTTTCAATTACTAAAGAGGCTTTTGCAACTTTGGAG GCTGCTTGCACAGAACTAAAGAATAACCGTTTATTCCTCAAGCTCCTGGAAGCTGTTCTTAAAACAGGCAATCGCATGAATGATGGAACATTCCGTGGGGGTGCACAAGCTTTCAAACTTGACACACTTCTGAAATTATCAGATGTAAAAGGAATAGATGGAAAAACCACTCTTCTGCACTTTGTTGTGCAGGAGATAATTCGTTCAGAAGGTGTTAGGGCTGTTCGTGCAGCTGGAGAGCTCCCTGAGGGTCCTGCCCATGATTTAGATGAACACTATAGCAGCCTTGGTCTTCAGGTGGTTTCGGGTTTGAGTGGTGAGCTTGAGAATGTTAAGAAAGCAGCAGTCCTGGATTATGATACCATAACAGGAACTGTAGCCAAACTTGGTCATCGATTTTTGAAAGTGCGGGAATTCCTGAATTCAGATATGAAGGAAATAGATGAAGGAAATGGATTCCACCAAACTCTAAAAAGTTTTGTGCAGGATGCTGAGGTTGATATCACATCATTGCTCgaggaagaaaaaaggatgATGGCTCTGGTGAAGAGCACGGTAGATTACTTCCATGGGAATTCTGGTAGGGAAGAAGGCCTGCGATTGTTTGTCGTTGTTCGTGATTTCTTGGTAATATTAGACAAGGTATGCAGAGAGGTTAAAGATGTCCCAAAGAAGCCAAATAAGACACCAAACAGGGAAGGCGCAACAGTACAGTCTCCTTCAGAACCTCGCCAGACCCCTGATCCTCCTCGGCAGCCACCTGATCCTCCTCAGCTGCCTCCTGATCGTCGCCAGCACCTAATTCAGGCTATAACAGATAGACGGATGGATTCTAGTTCAGATGATGACAGTCcctaa
- the LOC127811489 gene encoding formin-like protein 5 isoform X1, producing MLFQGQLEMGVGRMLCSIVFALLFFALAAADSEGEKGAEELLLDSQLYSALRGINKDLAELLWAHCKVELITAREAVEDLEVFVQGEKSRTYNEIVWRRMFSAKEDIKKAIHTLHPEIKQTLLDCFRKNNLPLLVSGEEGHSKNWKTKYLEFLFARTDAPRQRQLLQGSSAPSLGPSPAVGSPKPSPAPSPDEVPSVSQAPDSQGPAKPPTLPFFPSNFNSSDLQPTAGEPSSENSNSVSKVQENDHKKTVVIAVAVTAAVTFVFVALLFFCYFKFCRSDSGLGMKDERPLLSLSLSDYSTDNSNKSLPVGNPINSGKLHNQSFNTSFNNNIMLPSLDGSSYVKSGRLSTSKVDTHTHSEPIGVTGKISAEDSVQILPPLKPPPGRLVSPPGLPPLKPPPGRPDLLPPEPPLPPPPPPKATPSAPPPPPPPKKPVSSNPQPPPPGPPPPPIPSGIKTGLRPPPPPKSGVPLPRPPGMGSKPIRAPPFGPSGTTSEADAPKTKLKPFFWDKVLANPDSSMVWHQIKSGSFQFNEEMIETLFGYSAPEKNKNDPKKNSSSQDPSTQYIQLIDSKKAQNLAILLRALNVTTEEVCDALKEGNELPAEFLQTLLRMAPTSEEELKIRLFSGELSRLGPADRFLKVLVDIPFAFKRLESLLFMCTLQEDVSITKEAFATLEAACTELKNNRLFLKLLEAVLKTGNRMNDGTFRGGAQAFKLDTLLKLSDVKGIDGKTTLLHFVVQEIIRSEGVRAVRAAGELPEGPAHDLDEHYSSLGLQVVSGLSGELENVKKAAVLDYDTITGTVAKLGHRFLKVREFLNSDMKEIDEGNGFHQTLKSFVQDAEVDITSLLEEEKRMMALVKSTVDYFHGNSGREEGLRLFVVVRDFLVILDKVCREVKDVPKKPNKTPNREGATVQSPSEPRQTPDPPRQPPDPPQLPPDRRQHLIQAITDRRMDSSSDDDSP from the exons ATGTTGTTTCAGGGCCAACTGGAAATGGGTGTGGGAAGAATGCTGTGTTCCATTGTATTTGCTCTTCTGTTCTTTGCTTTGGCGGCAGCTGATTCAGAAGGCGAGAAAGGTGCAGAAGAACTGTTACTGGACAGTCAACTCTACTCGGCTTTAAGGGGGATAAATAAGGACCTG GCTGAACTATTATGGGCCCATTGCAAGGTAGAGTTGATCACTGCAAGGGAAGCTGTTGAAGATCTTGAAGTTTTTGTACAAGGTGAAAAGTCCCGTACCTATAATGAGATTGTTTGGAGAAGAATGTTCTCGGCAAAAGAAGACATAAAGAAAGCTATCCATACCCTGCATCCTGAGATAAAGCAAACTCTTCTGGATTGTTTTAGAAAGAATAATCTTCCACTTCTTGTTTCTGGAGAAGAGGGCCACTcaaaaaattggaagaccaagtATCTGGAGTTCTTGTTTGCCAGAACTGATGCTCCTAGACAACGCCAACTGCTTCAGGGTTCTTCTGCACCATCACTTGGTCCATCCCCTGCAGTTGGATCTCCAAAACCTAGCCCAGCACCATCCCCTGATGAAGTACCTTCAGTCTCTCAGGCTCCTGATTCTCAGGGCCCTGCTAAGCCTCCTACGTTGCCTTTCTTCCCCTCCAATTTCAACAGTTCAGACTTACAACCTACAGCTGGAGAACCTTCTTCAGAAAATTCTAATTCTGTTTCAAAAGTACAGGAAAATGACCACAAGAAAACAGTTGTTATTGCTGTTGCTGTAACGGCAGCAGTGACATTTGTCTTTGTTGCATTGCTCTTTTTCTGCTACTTCAAGTTTTGTAGGAGTGATTCTGGACTCGGAATGAAAGATGAGAGGCCTCTTCTGAGCTTAAGCTTAAGTGACTATTCTACTG ATAATTCAAACAAGTCATTGCCTGTAGGGAATCCTATTAACAGTGGGAAGCTTCATAATCAATCATTCAATACCAGCTTTAACAATAACATAATGCTGCCATCTTTAGATGGCAGTTCTTATGTCAAGTCAGGCAGGCTCAGCACTTCTAAAGTGGATACTCATACTCATTCAGAACCAATAGGTGTTACTGGCAAAATTTCAGCAGAGGATTCTGTACAGATTTTACCTCCTCTGAAGCCCCCTCCTGGAAGATTGGTCAGTCCTCCTGGACTGCCTCCTCTAAAGCCTCCCCCTGGCAGGCCTGATCTCTTGCCTCCTGAACCACCTCTCCCACCACCTCCTCCCCCCAAAGCAACTCCTTCTGCCCCACCGCCGCCACCACCACCTAAGAAACCTGTTTCTAGCAATCCACAGCCTCCCCCTCCAGGACCACCACCTCCACCTATACCCTCTGGCATAAAGACTGGCCTTCGCCCTCCGCCACCCCCAAAAAGTGGTGTCCCTCTTCCTCGGCCACCTGGCATGGGCTCAAAGCCAATTCGAGCTCCACCTTTTGGACCATCAGGTACCACTAGTGAAGCTGATGCTCCCAAAACTAAGCTGAAGCCATTCTTCTGGGACAAGGTTCTGGCCAACCCTGATAGCTCAATGGTTTGGCATCAAATTAAATCAGGGTCATTCCA GTTCAATGAAGAGATGATAGAAACTCTATTTGGATATAGCGCAccagagaaaaataaaaatgacccCAAGAAAAATTCATCATCTCAGGACCCTTCAACTCAATATATTCAACTTATTGATTCAAAAAAGGCTCAAAATTTGGCAATTCTTTTACGAGCACTGAATGTTACAACAGAAGAGGTTTGTGATGCGCTTAAAGAAG GAAATGAGCTTCCAGCAGAGTTCCTTCAAACTTTGTTAAGGATGGCACCAACATCAGAAGAAGAACTGAAAATTAGGCTTTTCAGTGGTGAACTTTCTCGACTTGGGCCTGCAGACCGATTCCTAAAAGTATTGGTTGACATCCCATTTGCCTTTAAAAGGCTGGAATCGTTGCTTTTTATGTGCACACTTCAGGAGGATGTTTCAATTACTAAAGAGGCTTTTGCAACTTTGGAG GCTGCTTGCACAGAACTAAAGAATAACCGTTTATTCCTCAAGCTCCTGGAAGCTGTTCTTAAAACAGGCAATCGCATGAATGATGGAACATTCCGTGGGGGTGCACAAGCTTTCAAACTTGACACACTTCTGAAATTATCAGATGTAAAAGGAATAGATGGAAAAACCACTCTTCTGCACTTTGTTGTGCAGGAGATAATTCGTTCAGAAGGTGTTAGGGCTGTTCGTGCAGCTGGAGAGCTCCCTGAGGGTCCTGCCCATGATTTAGATGAACACTATAGCAGCCTTGGTCTTCAGGTGGTTTCGGGTTTGAGTGGTGAGCTTGAGAATGTTAAGAAAGCAGCAGTCCTGGATTATGATACCATAACAGGAACTGTAGCCAAACTTGGTCATCGATTTTTGAAAGTGCGGGAATTCCTGAATTCAGATATGAAGGAAATAGATGAAGGAAATGGATTCCACCAAACTCTAAAAAGTTTTGTGCAGGATGCTGAGGTTGATATCACATCATTGCTCgaggaagaaaaaaggatgATGGCTCTGGTGAAGAGCACGGTAGATTACTTCCATGGGAATTCTGGTAGGGAAGAAGGCCTGCGATTGTTTGTCGTTGTTCGTGATTTCTTGGTAATATTAGACAAGGTATGCAGAGAGGTTAAAGATGTCCCAAAGAAGCCAAATAAGACACCAAACAGGGAAGGCGCAACAGTACAGTCTCCTTCAGAACCTCGCCAGACCCCTGATCCTCCTCGGCAGCCACCTGATCCTCCTCAGCTGCCTCCTGATCGTCGCCAGCACCTAATTCAGGCTATAACAGATAGACGGATGGATTCTAGTTCAGATGATGACAGTCcctaa
- the LOC127811489 gene encoding formin-like protein 5 isoform X2, protein MLFQGQLEMGVGRMLCSIVFALLFFALAAADSEGEKGAEELLLDSQLYSALRGINKDLAELLWAHCKVELITAREAVEDLEVFVQGEKSRTYNEIVWRRMFSAKEDIKKAIHTLHPEIKQTLLDCFRKNNLPLLVSGEEGHSKNWKTKYLEFLFARTDAPRQRQLLQGSSAPSLGPSPAVGSPKPSPAPSPDEVPSVSQAPDSQGPAKPPTLPFFPSNFNSSDLQPTAGEPSSENSNSVSKVQENDHKKTVVIAVAVTAAVTFVFVALLFFCYFKFCRSDSGLGMKDERPLLSLSLSDYSTGNPINSGKLHNQSFNTSFNNNIMLPSLDGSSYVKSGRLSTSKVDTHTHSEPIGVTGKISAEDSVQILPPLKPPPGRLVSPPGLPPLKPPPGRPDLLPPEPPLPPPPPPKATPSAPPPPPPPKKPVSSNPQPPPPGPPPPPIPSGIKTGLRPPPPPKSGVPLPRPPGMGSKPIRAPPFGPSGTTSEADAPKTKLKPFFWDKVLANPDSSMVWHQIKSGSFQFNEEMIETLFGYSAPEKNKNDPKKNSSSQDPSTQYIQLIDSKKAQNLAILLRALNVTTEEVCDALKEGNELPAEFLQTLLRMAPTSEEELKIRLFSGELSRLGPADRFLKVLVDIPFAFKRLESLLFMCTLQEDVSITKEAFATLEAACTELKNNRLFLKLLEAVLKTGNRMNDGTFRGGAQAFKLDTLLKLSDVKGIDGKTTLLHFVVQEIIRSEGVRAVRAAGELPEGPAHDLDEHYSSLGLQVVSGLSGELENVKKAAVLDYDTITGTVAKLGHRFLKVREFLNSDMKEIDEGNGFHQTLKSFVQDAEVDITSLLEEEKRMMALVKSTVDYFHGNSGREEGLRLFVVVRDFLVILDKVCREVKDVPKKPNKTPNREGATVQSPSEPRQTPDPPRQPPDPPQLPPDRRQHLIQAITDRRMDSSSDDDSP, encoded by the exons ATGTTGTTTCAGGGCCAACTGGAAATGGGTGTGGGAAGAATGCTGTGTTCCATTGTATTTGCTCTTCTGTTCTTTGCTTTGGCGGCAGCTGATTCAGAAGGCGAGAAAGGTGCAGAAGAACTGTTACTGGACAGTCAACTCTACTCGGCTTTAAGGGGGATAAATAAGGACCTG GCTGAACTATTATGGGCCCATTGCAAGGTAGAGTTGATCACTGCAAGGGAAGCTGTTGAAGATCTTGAAGTTTTTGTACAAGGTGAAAAGTCCCGTACCTATAATGAGATTGTTTGGAGAAGAATGTTCTCGGCAAAAGAAGACATAAAGAAAGCTATCCATACCCTGCATCCTGAGATAAAGCAAACTCTTCTGGATTGTTTTAGAAAGAATAATCTTCCACTTCTTGTTTCTGGAGAAGAGGGCCACTcaaaaaattggaagaccaagtATCTGGAGTTCTTGTTTGCCAGAACTGATGCTCCTAGACAACGCCAACTGCTTCAGGGTTCTTCTGCACCATCACTTGGTCCATCCCCTGCAGTTGGATCTCCAAAACCTAGCCCAGCACCATCCCCTGATGAAGTACCTTCAGTCTCTCAGGCTCCTGATTCTCAGGGCCCTGCTAAGCCTCCTACGTTGCCTTTCTTCCCCTCCAATTTCAACAGTTCAGACTTACAACCTACAGCTGGAGAACCTTCTTCAGAAAATTCTAATTCTGTTTCAAAAGTACAGGAAAATGACCACAAGAAAACAGTTGTTATTGCTGTTGCTGTAACGGCAGCAGTGACATTTGTCTTTGTTGCATTGCTCTTTTTCTGCTACTTCAAGTTTTGTAGGAGTGATTCTGGACTCGGAATGAAAGATGAGAGGCCTCTTCTGAGCTTAAGCTTAAGTGACTATTCTACTG GGAATCCTATTAACAGTGGGAAGCTTCATAATCAATCATTCAATACCAGCTTTAACAATAACATAATGCTGCCATCTTTAGATGGCAGTTCTTATGTCAAGTCAGGCAGGCTCAGCACTTCTAAAGTGGATACTCATACTCATTCAGAACCAATAGGTGTTACTGGCAAAATTTCAGCAGAGGATTCTGTACAGATTTTACCTCCTCTGAAGCCCCCTCCTGGAAGATTGGTCAGTCCTCCTGGACTGCCTCCTCTAAAGCCTCCCCCTGGCAGGCCTGATCTCTTGCCTCCTGAACCACCTCTCCCACCACCTCCTCCCCCCAAAGCAACTCCTTCTGCCCCACCGCCGCCACCACCACCTAAGAAACCTGTTTCTAGCAATCCACAGCCTCCCCCTCCAGGACCACCACCTCCACCTATACCCTCTGGCATAAAGACTGGCCTTCGCCCTCCGCCACCCCCAAAAAGTGGTGTCCCTCTTCCTCGGCCACCTGGCATGGGCTCAAAGCCAATTCGAGCTCCACCTTTTGGACCATCAGGTACCACTAGTGAAGCTGATGCTCCCAAAACTAAGCTGAAGCCATTCTTCTGGGACAAGGTTCTGGCCAACCCTGATAGCTCAATGGTTTGGCATCAAATTAAATCAGGGTCATTCCA GTTCAATGAAGAGATGATAGAAACTCTATTTGGATATAGCGCAccagagaaaaataaaaatgacccCAAGAAAAATTCATCATCTCAGGACCCTTCAACTCAATATATTCAACTTATTGATTCAAAAAAGGCTCAAAATTTGGCAATTCTTTTACGAGCACTGAATGTTACAACAGAAGAGGTTTGTGATGCGCTTAAAGAAG GAAATGAGCTTCCAGCAGAGTTCCTTCAAACTTTGTTAAGGATGGCACCAACATCAGAAGAAGAACTGAAAATTAGGCTTTTCAGTGGTGAACTTTCTCGACTTGGGCCTGCAGACCGATTCCTAAAAGTATTGGTTGACATCCCATTTGCCTTTAAAAGGCTGGAATCGTTGCTTTTTATGTGCACACTTCAGGAGGATGTTTCAATTACTAAAGAGGCTTTTGCAACTTTGGAG GCTGCTTGCACAGAACTAAAGAATAACCGTTTATTCCTCAAGCTCCTGGAAGCTGTTCTTAAAACAGGCAATCGCATGAATGATGGAACATTCCGTGGGGGTGCACAAGCTTTCAAACTTGACACACTTCTGAAATTATCAGATGTAAAAGGAATAGATGGAAAAACCACTCTTCTGCACTTTGTTGTGCAGGAGATAATTCGTTCAGAAGGTGTTAGGGCTGTTCGTGCAGCTGGAGAGCTCCCTGAGGGTCCTGCCCATGATTTAGATGAACACTATAGCAGCCTTGGTCTTCAGGTGGTTTCGGGTTTGAGTGGTGAGCTTGAGAATGTTAAGAAAGCAGCAGTCCTGGATTATGATACCATAACAGGAACTGTAGCCAAACTTGGTCATCGATTTTTGAAAGTGCGGGAATTCCTGAATTCAGATATGAAGGAAATAGATGAAGGAAATGGATTCCACCAAACTCTAAAAAGTTTTGTGCAGGATGCTGAGGTTGATATCACATCATTGCTCgaggaagaaaaaaggatgATGGCTCTGGTGAAGAGCACGGTAGATTACTTCCATGGGAATTCTGGTAGGGAAGAAGGCCTGCGATTGTTTGTCGTTGTTCGTGATTTCTTGGTAATATTAGACAAGGTATGCAGAGAGGTTAAAGATGTCCCAAAGAAGCCAAATAAGACACCAAACAGGGAAGGCGCAACAGTACAGTCTCCTTCAGAACCTCGCCAGACCCCTGATCCTCCTCGGCAGCCACCTGATCCTCCTCAGCTGCCTCCTGATCGTCGCCAGCACCTAATTCAGGCTATAACAGATAGACGGATGGATTCTAGTTCAGATGATGACAGTCcctaa